The nucleotide sequence GTCCGTTCCGGCGATCGGCCGGCCGATCGGAACGGTGTCGCCGACGGCTGCGGGGTCGTCCACATGGTGGACCGTTGTGAAGGTCGTGTTCTCCGTCGGGCCGTAGCCGTTGGTGATCCGCAGGCCGGGGCAGCGCTCCAACACCCGACGGACCTGGGCGGCGGGCACGACGTCTCCGCCGGTCAACAGGTGGTCGACCGCGCTGAAGGCTTCGGGCTCGTGATCCGCCACGAGTCGGAAGAGTCCGGCGGTCAGCCAGAGCCCTGTCACCGCCTGGGCGCCCAGGAACCGCGCCAACTCCCCGGTCGTCGGCTGCCGGTTCGGGTAGACAGCGATCGAGCCCCCGGCGGCCAGCGGGGCGAAGATCTCCAGCGTCGACGCGTCGAAGGACAGCGGGGCGAGTCTGAGGAAGCGTTCGAGCGCCTTGGGGCGGACCACGTCGGTGGCGAGGATCAGTCGCAGCACGGCGCGATGGGGGATACGGACCGCCTTCGGCTTGCCGGTGGAGCCCGAGGTGAACGCGATGTACGCGACGCGCTCCGGGTCGGGCGCGGCGGGAGGCGGTACGGCCGCTGCCATGAGCGGAGGCGCCCAGGAATCAACCGGCTCGACATGGCGCACCGCGAGCCCGGCGGAGGCCAGCTCGGCCGCCCGCTGCGGATCGGCCAAAACCGCTGCGGGCCGGGCCAGTTCGGTGACGCGACGCACGACGGCGGCCGGTGCTCCCGGCTCCAGGCCGATATAGGCGGCGCCGATCCGAAGTGCGGCCAGCACCGCGACGATCTCCTCGGCCGAGCGCGGTACGGCGATGACCACACGGTCGCCGTCCCGGACACCTGCCTCGTACAACTCGGCGGACTGGGCCTCCACCGCGCGCACCAGTCCGGCGTAGGACAAGGTCTCACGATCGGGGACCACTGCTGCCGGCGCGAGCGGGTTCTGTCCTGCGAGCTGCTCGACAAGCTGCCACAGACCACCCGGCGAAGCCGGTGCGGTCCCGGGGGCACTCACGTCGGCCGGCGTGGCCCCGACAGCTGTGATCTCGCCCTCGTGGTTCTCGGTCATCTGCCGCAGCACCGTCAGGAAATCCGCGACGAGCAGCGAGGCGTCTCCGGGCGTGAGGACAGAGGACGCGTACTCCACGCACAGTCGGGGCTGTTCACCCCACCGCTGCACATACAGCAGGGCATCGAACGTCGCGCCGCCGCAGTGTCCCTCGTACAGCCGGGCTTCAAGGCCCGCGACATCGAGCCGCTCGGGCACCATCTCGTCATGCGCGGCGAAGCCCACCTGGGTCAAGGGCGTGCGCCGTGCGTCGGTCCGGACGCCCAGAGCGTTCGCGAGGCGCTTGCGCGGCACGTCCCTGGCGTCGATCGCGGCGCGGACATCCCGGCCGACAGCCTCGACGTAGCTACGGACGGTCTGTCCGCCGGCAAGCTCGCACCGCACCGGCAGCACCGACGTGGCCAGTTGGACCGTCGCCTGTTCCGCCAGCGTCGAACGGCCGACCCAGGAGAGGCCGACCAGCAGCTCGGAAACACCGGCCCTGCGGGCAATCGCAGCCGACCAGGCAGCGAACAGCAGCACGTTGCGCGTGACACCACAGGCTTGCGCCAACTCGACGCATCGCTCGCTGAGGTGGGCGTCGAGACGGACGGGGACGCGTACGCCACGGCCGTCGAAGACCTCGGGCCGGCGAAGGTCACTGGGCAGTTCCAGTACGGTCGGTGTTCCGGACAGCTCGCCGATCCGGCGGACGACGATGTGTTCCGCGACGATTGCCGGCCGGTCCGCGGGGCCGGGTGCCGTACCCGCAGGACCGGCCGCCCGGTAGTGGTCGAACAGCTCGCGCCACAACAGCCCGACACTCCAACCGTCGGCCACCACATGGTGAATCAACAGACTCAGCACATGGCGGGCGCTGCCGGCCTTGGTCAGGGTGAAGACGACAGGTGGGCATGCGAACGGTGACAGCAAGGAGGCCGAAGCCGCGCTGAGCATCGTGTGGACCGTGTCCACCCCGGCTTCGCCTTCGGCGAGTTCCCACTCGTTGAAGCGCACCCGGGCCCGCCATCGGGGGACGACGCGTGCGCGCGGCCCGTCTGGTGCTTCGAAGTAGACGGTGCGCAGGGCCTCATGACGATCCGTCAGGGTCTGGACCGCGTCCAATAACGCCTCCCGGTCGAGTTCACCGTACAGATCCACGCTGAAAAGCAGTCGCCAAGGCGCGCCCGCGTCCAGCCCCTCGCTCAGCAGCATCGTGGTCTCGCCCGCGGTCGCCGGGCGGTCGAGGCGGCTCGACGGTGCGTGGCTCTCCGCCCGTTCCGGCAGCGGTCGGGTCGCGGTCAGGCTCACGGCCAGCGGGTCGCCGCCCAGCAGGCCGGACAGGTCGAGCGCGAGACCCAGCCGCTCGGCGCGGGCGACGAGGTCGACCGCACTGAGCGACGTGCCTCCTAAGGTCACGAACGAACTCTTCTGCGCTGCGACCCGCACATCGGCCGGCTCACGTCCGAGGACCAGCGCCGCGACCGATGTCAGCGCTGACATCGCGGGGGCCTGTGTTTCAGTACTCATCCACTCTCTCGATTCGGTGTCATCAATGAGCTGACGGTGTCGGTCCCGGCCTGCTGCCCCGCCGACGAGGTCGCGTCCTCGGGTGTCCTGGTGCGCTCGGCCCAGGAGATGACCGGCCCGTTTGCCAGCAAGCCGGCCACGAAGATCGAAGCGAGGATGAACCATCCGCCCGGTACGAACCGCGCGGTGCAGAAGGTCACCACCACCGGTCCGACGATGTTCGGCAGCGACCCGCCCAGCGCGTACATGCCGCCGTAAGCACCATGGGCGTTGTCCGGCGCCAGGCCGTAGCGGAACGACCAGTTGGCGCTCTCGCCCCACAACTCGCCCAGGGTCAGCAGGGCGACGGTGACCAACAGGACGCCGGTCGCTGCGAGGGTGCTGAGCTCCGCCACGGCGGCGGCGCTCGCACAGGCGAGGGCGAGGACGGCGAACGCACCGCGCTGCATACGCCGGGCGCCGGCGACGGTGTCGCTCCCTCGGGACATCCGCACCTGGAGGGCGATCACCAGGAGTGTGTTGCCCAGAATCATCCACGCGGCCAGCGGTGGGGGCACAGCGGTGTGGGTGATGATCCACAAGGGCAGCCCGACGGTCAGGACCGTGTTGCCGATCAGGGTGGTGCTGCTCACCACCGACACGGCGATGTAGGGGAGGTCGTATGTCCGGGTACCGCTGGTTTCCTTTCCCGCGCCCATCCGATCGCTACGCGGGCGCGGCAGGCGCAGACTCAAGGCCGCGGCGGCCAGTGCGGCCACCGCCATGCCCAGGATCAACGAGGCGTACGCCGCTCTGGTGTTGACGCCGAGCACCACGCCGGCGCAGAGCGCGCCCAGCGAGAATCCGATGTTGGTCACCACTCTGCTGTACGCGGCCGTCCGCACGCGCTGTTCCTTCGGCACCAGTTCGGCAAGGAGGGAGCCGCGTGCGACGTTGCCCCCGGCCTCGACGATTCCGATCCCGGTGATCACCGGGAGGTACTCCCAGAACGAGTGCACGAACACGGCGGCGATCAGCAGTAATGCGAGCACTGTGGAGCACGCGATCGACACGTCGCGGGAGTTCCAGCGGTCGGCCAGGCGGCCTATGGGCATACTGAGCAGCACGCCGGCTAAGCCGGCCGCCGAAAAACCCAGTCCGACCATGGACGGGGATATTCCGCTCTCTTTCACGAAGAAGATGGCGCTGCCAGAGGTGTACAGACCATAGCCGATTGTCGCGATGAGGTTATTCGTCTGAAGGACGCGGACCGGTCCTGGAGGCGGCAGGATATCTGTGAAGCGCCGCACGGGACACACCTCCCCGGTAGAGGTATCAAGGTAAAAGGTTGCGTCGGCTCCCGGGGGCCCGTACCGGCTGGTCACGGCAGGCCGGACACCCTAAGCACCGCTGGGAAAAGAGGAGTTATATCGAGAACCACGATCAGGCAAAGAATGGTGCGTTCCGGGCCGGAGCCCATGGTTGGTAACGCCGCCGACTTCCTCTCCGGTGGCCTCGTGGACAGAACTATGCACCGGTGGCTGATGGCGGAGCAATGAATTTCTGAGATATCTGAGGTTCCCTTGAGTATCGCGCGGAGATCGGCTGGTTGATTAACCAAGACCATGAGTCGACGACAAAGCGGAATAAGAAATACCGCCTCCGTCACCAGGCCGGGTACCGGCTGGAGCGCGTGTGACGCAACGCCCCACGCAAAGCAAAAGGCTTCTGAGCGTCGACTCAGAAGCCTTCGGCGGGTCCGTGCAGCCCTCGGTCCTCAGACCGCTGCCGTCGGGGGTGTCAGTTGCTCCGCCAACCATGTCGGGACGCCGTCCAGGAGGCGGACCAAACGGGTGGCTTCCGTGCGTAGGCGGGTGGCTTCCGGTTCTGGTTCTGCCTCTGCCAGGGCCGCCAAGGCCGGGGCTGTGCCTACCAGGTAGCCCAGCTCCTCGCTCAGTCGCAGCGACTCGGTGAAGCCGTGTCTCGCTTCGGCCAGTTCGCCGTCCCTGAGTGACAGTCCCGCCAGGTGGCGCCAAGTGAGCGAGAGCAGCAGCTGGTCGCCCTGCGCCGTCGCCGACGCGTGGGCGCGGCTGTAGGCCGCGCGGGCCGACTGGGGGGAGTCGGAGAGGTGTTCGGCGATCAGGCCGCGGCGGAAGTCGAGCAGTCCGCGGCCCGGCGCCGTCGGGTCGAGCAGTGCCGCTGCGCGGCCGAGCGCGGCGCGGGCTTCGTCCGCGCGGTCGCGGACGCCGAGCCAGGTCGAGGCGTAGGCGAGGTGACCGCGTTCGCAGGCGGCGGCGCCGCGTTCGTCGTCCTCGTGGGCGATGGCCTCCGCCGTACGCAGGGCGTCCTCCGCGTCGGCCCAGCCGCTTCCGGTGTACAGGCACCGCTCGACGAGGAGCGCGGCCCGTTGGAGCGCGGGGGCCGCCGTGCCGGTGTGCGGTGCGAGCAGGGCTGCTGCGTCGGTCCAACAGCCGCGCGAGCGCAGCCGCCATACCGCGGTCTGGAGTGGGTCGTCCCCGGCAGTGGTTCCGGTACCAGACATGGCGGTATGCGCCACATTGCCCTCCCCTAGCGCGCCATTGTGCTGTTGAGTGTGAGACGCATCTCAACACGGATAGGCACGCCGGGCCAATAGGTTAGGTGAAACTTTTCACAATCTCTTGGTCGTCAACGCGGGCGCCGACCCGGCCCCGATCTTGGAGTCGCGCCTCGCGCACGCCCCTCACCTGCGGTGGGACCCGCGTGACGGAGATCGTCCATGTCTGTCATGACCCCGCCGTGGCCGACCGGTTGGATCTCCACGTGACCTCTTCGGGTGACGGCGGTCAACATGGCACGCGGTGACGTGGCGCCGCGCATGCGAGCTCGGAGGCCGTCCCTCAACTCATCCGCAGCGCCAGGAAGAAGTCCAACTTGTCTTCCAGGCGCGAGAGATCACGGCCCGTCAGCTGCTCGATCCGGCCGATCCGGTACCGCAGCGTGTTCACATGCAGATGCAGTCGCGCCGCGCAGCGCGTCCATGAGCCGTCGCAGTCCAGGAACGCCTCAAGCGTGGGGATCAGCTCCGCGCGGTGCCGGCGGTCGTAGTCCCGCAGCGGGTCGAGCAGCCTGGCGGTGAAGGCCCGGCGTACGTCGTCGGGGACGAACGGCAGCAGCAGGACGTGCGAGGCCAGCTCGTGATGGCCCGCGGCGCACACCCGGCCCGGCCGCGCCGCCGCCACCCGGCGGGCATGACGCGCCTCCTCCAGGGCGCCGCGGAGCCCCTCGGCCGAGTGGACGGCCGCGCTCACCCCGAGTGTCAGCCGTCCGTCGTCCGCCAGGCCGGCGGAGAGTGGTGCCTGTACGGCGGCCAGGAGCACATCCGCCCGCAACCCGGGCCCTGCGTCCGCCGCCTCCTCCTCAGGAGCCTCGCCCGGGCCGCTCGCGCCGTCCGGCTCCTCCGTCACCGCCGGCGGTACCAGCGGCACCAGCGCGACCGCCTCGTCGCCCACCTG is from Streptomyces sp. NBC_00370 and encodes:
- a CDS encoding MFS transporter gives rise to the protein MRRFTDILPPPGPVRVLQTNNLIATIGYGLYTSGSAIFFVKESGISPSMVGLGFSAAGLAGVLLSMPIGRLADRWNSRDVSIACSTVLALLLIAAVFVHSFWEYLPVITGIGIVEAGGNVARGSLLAELVPKEQRVRTAAYSRVVTNIGFSLGALCAGVVLGVNTRAAYASLILGMAVAALAAAALSLRLPRPRSDRMGAGKETSGTRTYDLPYIAVSVVSSTTLIGNTVLTVGLPLWIITHTAVPPPLAAWMILGNTLLVIALQVRMSRGSDTVAGARRMQRGAFAVLALACASAAAVAELSTLAATGVLLVTVALLTLGELWGESANWSFRYGLAPDNAHGAYGGMYALGGSLPNIVGPVVVTFCTARFVPGGWFILASIFVAGLLANGPVISWAERTRTPEDATSSAGQQAGTDTVSSLMTPNRESG
- a CDS encoding non-ribosomal peptide synthetase, translating into MSTETQAPAMSALTSVAALVLGREPADVRVAAQKSSFVTLGGTSLSAVDLVARAERLGLALDLSGLLGGDPLAVSLTATRPLPERAESHAPSSRLDRPATAGETTMLLSEGLDAGAPWRLLFSVDLYGELDREALLDAVQTLTDRHEALRTVYFEAPDGPRARVVPRWRARVRFNEWELAEGEAGVDTVHTMLSAASASLLSPFACPPVVFTLTKAGSARHVLSLLIHHVVADGWSVGLLWRELFDHYRAAGPAGTAPGPADRPAIVAEHIVVRRIGELSGTPTVLELPSDLRRPEVFDGRGVRVPVRLDAHLSERCVELAQACGVTRNVLLFAAWSAAIARRAGVSELLVGLSWVGRSTLAEQATVQLATSVLPVRCELAGGQTVRSYVEAVGRDVRAAIDARDVPRKRLANALGVRTDARRTPLTQVGFAAHDEMVPERLDVAGLEARLYEGHCGGATFDALLYVQRWGEQPRLCVEYASSVLTPGDASLLVADFLTVLRQMTENHEGEITAVGATPADVSAPGTAPASPGGLWQLVEQLAGQNPLAPAAVVPDRETLSYAGLVRAVEAQSAELYEAGVRDGDRVVIAVPRSAEEIVAVLAALRIGAAYIGLEPGAPAAVVRRVTELARPAAVLADPQRAAELASAGLAVRHVEPVDSWAPPLMAAAVPPPAAPDPERVAYIAFTSGSTGKPKAVRIPHRAVLRLILATDVVRPKALERFLRLAPLSFDASTLEIFAPLAAGGSIAVYPNRQPTTGELARFLGAQAVTGLWLTAGLFRLVADHEPEAFSAVDHLLTGGDVVPAAQVRRVLERCPGLRITNGYGPTENTTFTTVHHVDDPAAVGDTVPIGRPIAGTDVLVVDGTGRPVPQGAIGELYTSGRGLAIDYLNDPPETERRFVLGPGRRRYYRTGDLVRWDEDANLRILGRRDHQVKIRGFRVELEEVATVLRGLPDVTDAVAVAATGGAETRIVAGIVTGRSALDPLRLRALAAEQLPDFAVPALWAVTERLPVTANGKVDVPALTAIALAMSSGASGPGNEGIEAPDEIGEVEEIEDKIAEVWERILGSADFGYSDRFFDVGGDSLQIPLVRNELLATFPGCEIKLAEMFRYSTVGQLAAFLHAKVSVT